CCATAAAGAGAATTTTTCATGAATGTAAATTAGAAATTAAAGATTGATGCGAATTTGATATTCTTTAAGCCACGCATTAATTTGCAGGAGGTAATCAAGAAGCCCTTTCGCTCTTGAACCGTCTATACCCGGATGTCTGCCCTCCGCTATCTCTCTCACCACATCCTCTTTGATTAATGAAAGAATAGGGGAGTCTGGATCATCCAGTACGTTTAACATCCATCTTTGAACACGTTGCAAATATTCATCATCTTTTGTACTTGGATACGCACTCTTTTTCCGATAACGGACATCCTCAGGCAAATAATCTGCAAATGCTCGTCGCAGAATCCCTTTTTCAATATCATCAATTCTTTTCATCTCATATGGAATATTCCACAGATACTCTACGAGACGGTAATCACAAAATGGAACGCGAACTTCAAATCCAGTCATCATACTTGCCCGGTCCTTACGATCAAGCATAAAGGGAAGAAACCGGGTAATAAACATATAGGACATGCGTCGTTGCTTAGCCTCCATCCCCGTTTCTCCCTCTAACTCAGGAATTTCTTCAAGCGCTTCTTGGTACCTTTCCTTTTGGTACTGCTTCAGTTGCAGTTTTTCCTGAATATCGTCTTTTAATATACCTCCCATATTGCCTAAGTTCATTAACCATGGGAAAATATCCGCATCTAAATACTCTTCTTGATGAAACCATGGATACCCAGAGAAGACTTCATCTGCTGATTCGCCAGAAAGGGCAACAGTGGCATCCTTCTTCATTTCCGTGAATAAAAGGTACAAGGATGTTTCAATTTCGCCTACTCCAGGCAAGTCTCTGGCACGCATCGGAACGAGCAAATGATCTACCAGCTTGTCCGAGTCAAGAACAATGGATGTATGATTTGTTCCGACATGTTCAGACACTCGATTTACCCAGGGTTCATCTAAATCCCTTCTTAAAAAGTCTTCTTCAAAATCAGCTTCACTGTTAACAAAGTCGATGGAATAAGTGGAAAGAGCCTTGCTATCTTCTCGGAATTCTTTTCCAGCCATAGCCGTGAGCCCACTGGAGTCTAATCCCCCAGAAAGCATGGTAACAAGCGGTTTATCTGCAATTAACTGCCGCTTTACAGTATCTTCTAATAATTCACGTATCGTGTTTACAGTTGTCTCAACGTCATCTGTGTGCTCTTTACTTTTAAGCATCCAGTACTTTTCATCACTGGAATTATTCTCAGAGAAGGTCATAAAGTGGCCGGCTCTTACTTCCTGGATGCCTTTAAAGACAGCTTTCCCTGGAGTCCTCATTGGTCCCAGCCCAAATACTTCAGCTAAGCCCTCTGTATCCACTTCCGGTTCTACATCAGGATGGGAAAGCAGGGATTTAATTTCAGATCCAAAAATAATCTGCCCCTCACGTTCGGCAAAGAATAAAGGCTTTACACCTAAATGATCCCTTCCAAGCATAAGCCGATCCTGTCGTTCATCCCAAATGCCAAAGGCAAAAATCCCATTGAAATGTCGAATGCAATCCGTGTCCCATTCTAAATAAGCATGCAGTAAAACCTCAGTATCAGAATTTGTTTTAATGTCATGACCTTTTGCCAGTAATTCATCACGAAGCTCTAAGTAATTATAGAGTTCTCCGTTGTAGGTAAGGGCAATGTGATCCTCGCCAATTTGATACACCATCGGTTGTGCGCCGCCTTCGGGATCTATAACAATAAGTCTGCGATGCCCAAGTGCCGCATGATCCTTCAACCAAAATCCTTCAGCATCCGGTCCCCTGTGTTCGATTGCATCTGTCATCGCTTTTAAAGTTTCTTTATTTTTGGAAAGATTTTTAGACCAATCCACCCATCCTGTAATACCACACATTCTATACGCCTTCTTTCAAGAATATTTCATGGGAGTGCTCTCCATGTTGATCAAGCTTTATGACCGTATTTTAAAATTGGTCATTTCAAATGGTATACCTGCACCGTTTCGGCAGTCAATCAATGGATAACTGATCACGTAAAAAAATGTCAATGGTCTAAATATATATACAAATTATGTAAATTAATTCATGACATTTGTCTCATGTTTTTATTGAATATTGAAATTATGAACTTTTAATATCTAAATTAATATGTAAATATTTATCTAAAATAAAATGTAAATTATTTGGATAAAAGCTGTAAACAAAATGTATAATTTATGTGAAAAGGGGACTACTATAAAAGGTGTTAACCGTTTACAACGGCTGCAATATGGAGAAATAATACTTTACAATAAAAGAGAACCCCTTACTCATGCAGACAGCATAAACAAAGGGAACAGAGTTAACTGTATTTTTTTGTTGTTGAGGAAAGGACCTTATATTTCGTTAGCAATTCGAGATATAAAGAGGTAGCAACAAATCCTGTTAAATAGACAAGCAAAGTTAATAAGTGGTTCCATCCGTTAAGATAATTTACTTTATCAATATATACCGCAAACCATTCAAGCAGAGTAGTAATAGCGGTAAACCATACAATTAAACTTAGGTTTTTATATTTCCTTTTTAATTTAATAAAAGCAAATAAAGTAGCTATAAAAGGAAAATAACCGATGTTATATGGCAGAATGGAAAGAGAAGGATTTTTTAAAGTCGGAGAAACAGTCCAGAACAATTCAAACCCCCAGTCATTAGCCAAATAGGCGATCGTGATCCCTAAGGGAAAGATCAGTATGACGATAATTGGGGAACGAAGAGCGAGCCAAATACTTAAAATCCACGGGATCACTAGCCCCACCACAATGTTGACAATCATTTAGCACCACCCTTTTTTCTTTATCATACCCATAGAGTTTGAACTTATGAGGGTAAAGTGGGTGTTCGTAATGATGAGGTACATAATTAACGCTCGATTCCTTGATGAAGTTCATAAGCAGCTCTTATTCCTGATTCAATAGCTCCTTCTATCCACCCGTGAAAATTAGAGGTATGTTCGCCGGCAAAGTGCAGTTTTCCTTCAGGTTGGCGAATGTATTCAGAGAAGTTCTCCCCTTGGCCGGGAATGAATAATGTAAAGCAGCCCGCTGAAAAAGGGTTCCTTGACCAATTGAACGAAATACTTTGTCTGAATTCTTTATACACAACCGTCCCATAAACGTTTGCCAAATCTTTTAAGACCATTTCTGTCATCTGACTGGGTGATACGCTGTTCCAAAGTAAAGCATTCTGACCCCAGCTGTAGCTGGCAAGAAGTACTCCAGAGGAATTAAAAGGGTTCTGATGGCTTGAAGGGTATGTAAACCTTATCGGCTGATCTGAGATAATATTTCCGTAATTCATGGTTTCCCAGAAACGGTGTTTAAATTCCATTCCAATTTTTATGGAGGGCACGCTAGGCAGTTCACAGATGGCTTTGCGTTTCTGAAAAGATACTGACTCAAAAGGAATCATGTCGATAAATTGCAACACTGTAAAAGGCAAGGTAATAACAGCCTCATCTCCAGAAAAAAGATAAGTATCTCCATTAACCGTATGGGCTGTTTCAAACGTAACTCCTTCGGAACTTTGGTAAATTCTTTTTATCCGTTGGTTGAAAACGATATTGGAGGCCAAATGAGGAAGAAACGCATGAGGAAGATGGTCGTTCCCACCGTTGATTTCAAAAAACTGCGTTTCTTTATTAAAAATGGGATAGATAATGTCTGTTAAAATATCTAAAAAAGAAAATTCAGGAAACCCTTCAATTCCTAATAATACTCCGATCAACCGTACTGCTGCTTTGGACAAGGAAGGACCTAAAGGGTTATATTTTAAAAATTCTCCTATTGAATAACGAGAATACTCCTGTTTTAAATGGTTTTTCTCCTCCTGATTACTGTTCTCATATTTGTCAAGAAACGGCTGAATTGCAGCCGTGAGCAGCTCTGTTGCTGTTTTTCCTTTTTCCCATCCAACGAGCGGATACTGGAGGACTTCTGGGTGTTTTTCGTAATACCTCTTGGTCGTCAAAACGTTATTTACGAATATAAAATCCTTATCGGAAGTATTCATAAAGGGATGTAAGGAAAGGTGAAACTTCTGAATATAGGCCATGGCCAGTTCATGGGTATCCGGGATTCTCATCGCTCCTACATCTAAATAATTTCCTTGTGTGAAAGGCTTTCTCACGGTGAAAATCCGCCCGCCAATCCGATTATTTGCTTCGATGATCGTGATTCGGTAACCTGCTTGTTTTAACAATGACCCCGTTACAAGTCCGGCCATACCAGCTCCTGCAATAAGAATATGTTTGTCTTTCTTTTTAGGAGACAGTCCATTTCGAATGATGGACAGCAGATCCTCAGGATATTTCAGATCGTTAGAATTATTGAAGCGCATCATGTAAACTCCCTTTTTTTTACATTTTATGAACCGGGCGGCAGTGTATGAGAAAGAATTGTTTAGAATCGTAAATAAACCATTCCTCATTGAATAAGATGGTGATAGGAAAGAGGGAGGTCAAACCTATGCAAGTTTATGTGGTGCAGCCGGGAGATACATTGTGGGGAATTTCACAAAGGTATAACTCTTCCATCAGTCAAATTGGTTTACTTAATGGACTTAATGATTGGAATCGACTTGTAGTGGGGCAGGCATTGGTCATTCCCGAATTAGCGAAGGAATATGTTGTAAAGCAAGGCGACAGCCTGTGGGGAATCGCTCAACAGTTTGGAATTTCTGTTCAAGAGCTTGCTCAATTCAATCAGATTACCGATCCGAAGCTCCTCTACGTAGGCGATTTACTGCGTCTGCCTTACGTACGTTACACAGTTCAGCCTGGAGATTCTTTATGGGCGGTTGCACGCCGGTTTGGCGTGTCAGTAGAAGAGATTATGACAAACAATACTCTCTCGGATCCAGCTTTAATCTATGCCGGCCAAACCCTTTATATCCCTGCACCAAGTTTACCCGCCATTGATGTGAATGCTTATACGACTTCGATTGATTCACAAGGAGCTCAGGAAGTATTATATTTAGGACGTAATTTTACTTATTTATCTCCATTTATGCACTCGGTAAGGAACGACGGCTCAGTTTCCAATATAGAGGACGCTCCGTTGTTAGAAGCTGCACAGGCGAATGATGTGGCTCCTTTATTTGTGCTTACCAATTTTGCAGAGGGTTCCTTTGATTCTGATCTAGCAGCGACCATCCTTAGAAATCCAGAACTGCAAAACAAAGTGATCTCCAATGTGTTAAATAAAATGGCAGAGAAACATTATTCGGGTCTGAATATCGATTTCGAATATGTCTACCCTGAGGATCGGCAAAATTACAACGACTTTTTAAAACGAGTGACTGAGCAATTACATGAACGTGGATACATCGTTTCTACTGCTTTAGCACCAAAGATCTCCGGAGACCAGCAGGGCTTGCTTTATGAGGCTCATGATTATGCTCAACAGGCTCAAATTGTAGATTTTATCATATTAATGACTTATGAATGGGGATGGGCGGGAGGGAGACCCTGGGCAATTGCACCGATCAACAAAGTAAAAGAAGTGCTGGATTATGCGGTCACGGTTATCCCAAGGGATAAAATTGTTATGGGCGTGCCTCTTTACGGACGGGACTGGAAGATTCCATGGGTGGAAGGCACTTATGCGCGTACCGTCAGTCCAAAACAAGCGGTGCAATTAGCTTCATTATATGGCGTTCCAATTCAATATAACGAGCAGTATCAATCCCCTTATTTTCGATATGCAGACGAACAAGGCCAGCAGCATGAAGTTTGGTTTGAAGACGCCCGGAGTGTTCAAGCTAAATATGATGTTGTTAAAGAGTATGGTTTAAGAGGGATAAGTTATTGGGTGCTCGGCAATCCCTTCCCGCAGAACTGGCCGGTATTACAAACGAACTTTACTGTTCACAAACGATAAAACCGAAAGAAGGTACTTCCTCCTTTCGGTTTTTTATTTTTGGTGCTTTAACTTTTCTTCTTCCTCTGCTATGACAAACGCTAACTCGTCATTCCCAAATACAGACAATACATTCAACAGAGCAGTGGTTGTAATTTCTTCTGCTTCTTCCAATGGAACGGTCGATTCCAAAGCATTCTGCAGGATTTGATTTTTGACCTGGGAAGGATATGCTTTTTGATAGAGCTGCTCCGCATCTAAATTGTGATTTATACACCACTGGGCGAACACAAGCACCATGGTCTTTTCATCCTGTTTGTATTGTTTAATGATCTGTTGTTCCTGTTCCTTTTCGTTCATTTAATTTCCTCCTGTCTATTTAAATCGTAAGAGGAGGTTAGATGGATGTCAATTTTTATACGTAGTTCACATCGCTATCCTGTTAGGGAATGCTTGCTTCATGTGTCTATCTCATAAAAAAGGAAAATACCCCGAACAGAACCGCGCTTATCCCGGCACCAATCAACGCGGGAGCCAGTTTCTTTTTAGAATATTTAATAACGTCCAAATCCATAATCGTACATAAGGTTACCGAGTTATCGCTTAAAGGAGAAGCGAAAGCTCCAAAGGTCCCGCTTGCAAAAACCGCTCCAATGACAAGCAGGATATTTACGCCGGCATCATGGGCAAGCGTAATCCCAAGCGGCATTAACAGACCCCAAGTTCCCCAGGAAGATCCAATAAAGTAAGAGATAACTCCGCCAAGAAGGAAAATGACCGGAGCTACAAACAGGTGAGGAATCCAGTCCACATGCCCTGTAATATAGTCCGAAAAGCCGAGATCTTCGGAAACTGCTGATACTCCCCAGATCAGTGCAAGCAGAAGGATAACGGACATTAACTCATTTCCGCCCTTAATAAAGTGACTGACTAGCTTGGACACCTTATATTTTTGAAACATGAAGTAGATAAACGCAAGGATTAGCGAAATAAGCAGGGATTCCAGCATCACCCCTAATGCATCACTGCGAATGAAAGCTTGAAAAACGGAATCCGCTCCTTTGTGACCGTCCCACCAGCTTAGAAAAATCGTCAATCCAAGAAACGTGATCAGCGGAAGAAGTAGATTCAGTGGTTTGATCGCAGTATCTTGTTCATAAGCTCTATGGCATGCATCCAATCCTTCCTCACCTTGCTGTTCTTCGGCGTTCTCCCCGGAATTTTGCTGCATCGCTTCATCCGATTCACTTTCTTTCGGCTTTTTAAAAAAACTGTAATAAATGCCGATTAAGATTAAGACAAGAGAAAAGAAGTTAAACGGAATGCTTTTTACATACACCATGTAAGGTTCTTGATCAATTCCTGCTTCTTGCAAAGCATCGCCTATCGTCGTAACCATATAGCCGACGAATGCTGTTGCGATAGGTACCAAGGCAACGACGGGATTCGAGGTCATTTCAATGGCAAAACCAATCCTTTGTTTCGACATTTTTAATCGTTTCCGCAAAGCCTTCATAATTGGAGCCACCGTTACGATGCGGAAATCCGGATCACTAAAAGTCCCTAATGTCGTAATCCACGTTAAAAACATCGCACTTTTTTTCGTTTTTACTTTATCGTTCACCAGATGAACGAATCCTTTAATGCCTCCCGTGAATTTTATCATGCTGATAAGACCTGCAAAGCCATACAAAAAAATAATAATGCGGATGTTGCTGGATTCGACTACATTATCCACTATATAGGATAAGGCGGTTTTGATGCCTCCTAACAAGCTTGGTTCTATAATATAGGCGCCCACAATTAAACCAACAAACAATCCAGGCTGGACCTGTTTCGTTAAAATTGATATAGGTATGACTAATATAAAAGGTATTAAAGCGACCCATGAATGATCCATTACGCTCAGCTCCCGTCTTCAATTCTTCACACTTGCCATTAGTATGAGTAAGTATGGAGAGAACATGTACAATTGACTTTTTCTAGAAATTTCATGTATACGATTGGAAAATGCTTGTGTATAATAAGAACAAACGTTCGTATTGAAGGTGAATTGAGATGGATTATTCTATGTATCCGCGTAACGATGTGTTGTGCATTGATATGCGTTCCTTTTATGCAAGTGTCGAATGTGCTAAGCGCGGGATGGATCCCAAAACAGCTCTGCTTGCTGTCGTCGGGGATCCAAGCCGGAGCGGAAGCATTGTCCTTGCTGCCTCGCCGGCATTGAAAAAAAAGCATGGCATCAGCAATGTCAGCCGCTATTTTGAGCTTCCTGATGACCCTCAGCTTGTGATCGCTGAAGCTCATATGGGCGACTATCTTGAAGTATCTGTAGAAATAACGAAGACCATTATGAATTACGTACCTCAAGAGGCGATCCACGTTTATTCCGTTGATGAATTATGGGTGACGATTACTGGTTTGCAGAAGTTATACGGTCCTCCTCGTGAGACTGCCCGGCTGCTGCAGCACCAAATCCGTGAACAATTCGGCATCGAATGTGCCATTGGGATCGGGGATAACAAGTTTTTAGCGAAAGTCGTCATGGATATTCACGCGAAAAAAGCAGACGACGGTATAGCCGTATGCCGTTATGAAAATGTAGAACGGCTGTTATGGCCTACTCCGATTGAAGATATCTGGGGAATCGGCCGCCGCATGACGCGAAATTTAAACCGTATGGGAATTGTTACGCTCGGCCAGCTTGCGAAACACCCATTGAAATATTTGCAGAAGCATTACGGAATTATGGGGGAACAGTTGTATTACCACGCGTGGGGGATTGATCTTAGCCCTGTCACCGGAAGTTTTATTAAGACGGAGCAGAAAAGCTATGGTCACGGCATTACACTGCTTAGGGATTATGAAAAAGAAGAAATCTATGCGTGCTTTTTAGACTTGTGCGAGGAAGCCTGCCGCAGAGCAAGAAGAGATGATAAGGAGGGGCGGACGATTCATTTAGGTGTCGGCTATGCTAAAGAAACCGGAGGCGGATTCAGCCGGTCGATGTCTATCCAGACCCGGACCAATAGTACAATGGATGTGTATAAAACTGTAATTACATTATTTGAGCGCTTTTATGATGGAGAAAGTAAAATTCGCAGAGTCTACATTTCACTCACCAATCTTAACGACGAAGCGGATATCCAACTGAGTTTTTTTAATGACCGCACAAAAGAAAAGGACGTAGGGGAAGTGATGGACAGAATCCGCGATAAATTCGGAACGACGGCTATACTCAGGGCTACCAGCTTCACGAATTCCGGGATTACAATTGAACGAAGCAATAAAATTGGCGGACATAATGCTTAAAATCGCGGTACATGACTGCTTCAGACTGTCGGGATAGCCCGGCAGTTTATTATCAAGCCTGCATGGACAAGGTTTCATAATGCAGGAAAAGGGTATGTAAAAATATGGATGTTAGGGGGTGGAAGATGCTCAGCAAAAAAGAACTGTGGAAGCTGCGGGTTGTAGAGCTCGTACAGATCAATATAGGAATATTATCCGTAATCGTTCTTTTCAACTGGTATTTTTCAAACGAATATCCCTTATCAATTTTTTGCTGTCTTATAGGAGTAATCTTGCTTGGTTCATTCATTGTATCGAGGTACCGGGAACAAACCGGCAAAGGGTACCGGCCGAAGAGTCTGAAAAAATTGAAAGAATACGAAAAAGAAAAAATGGGAGAAAAAAGGCGGCACCGGCAACATCAAATAGGAACCACGTTCTTTCTCCTATTGGCAGGATTATGCTTTATTCTGCCGTTTATTATAGATCTTCCTGCAAATTACGCTCACCATGACACTGGTAATTATTTATTACAGCTCATTTTTCCTTTGATCGGCTTAAATCTAGGCTCATTTATAAGAGCAAGGCGAATGGACAAGTCTGAAAAAGGACAAGCCTTGAAAACTACATTTGAATCCGGGATGAAAACCTTTGTACTAGGAACAGCAGCCTGGGGAGTCAGTGTAGTAGTCATTGTGATCGCTGTGCTTCTTTTCTCTTAAAAAAAGCTTATTTATAACAACGGTACACACGGCAGCCAATTGGTACATCCGCGCTTGAAATAAAGGCGGCATGCTTTACCCACAGATCATAATGCTCGACACCAATGTTCGCTGAAGGACTGTAATCCTGCTGATCCGCGGCTGCATGGGCGAGCGAGATGTCTTCTGCTTCTATATAAGTGAACCCTTTTTCATACAAAAGATCCTTCCACTCATTCTCACAAAACACCTGTTTCACACCATAGATATCGTGTACTTCTTGCTTTTCACTATCAGACAGCTTATTTTCAGCTGTCATTTCAATCATCAAGAGATGCCCGCCAGGCTTCAAAACCCTGTACAACTCTCCGATAGTTTTTTCAATAGATGTAAAAGAGACGACCGATTCAGATAAAACTAAGTCGAATAAATCACTGTCAAATTCCAGATTCTCAGCGTCTCCCTGGATGATATCCACCCGGCTCAAATGATCTTCAAATCTTTTTTTCGTCTTTTCGATCATAAGAGGATGCTGATCGACTGCAGCTACCCGGCAGCCAAATGTATGAAATAAGTGCCAGGCTGTCTGGCCGGTGCCGCAGCCGATATCGAGCACATACGTTTCAGGGGTGATTTTTTCCTCGTTTAACAAATCCTCCGTCAATGCAAGACCGCCTGGATGAGCGCCACCGATCCCAAATAAAGCTAATAAATCTAAATATTTATTTTCCATCGTTCTCCTCCATCCATCAGTTCACCATACCTTCAACATATGTGAAAAACTGCCCAGCGTGAGAAGAATTTACATTTAAGCAAGCAGGCTCATGGTAAACTAACTACATAAAATTATTTCAAGGGATCGATGAAATGAGAAGCATAAGAATAATCGTCCTAATTCTAATGGGCATCCTATTTTTATCAACAGGGACCTATTATTTAATGAATGCGAGAACCGTGCAGCTTTTTGGCGGGATCACGAGTAAAGTCAGCACAGAAGAAAAGGTCGTCGCCCTGACGTTTGACGACGGTCCTACTCAACTTACCGATTCTCTTCTGCAACTGCTGAACAACTATAAGGCGAAAGCAACTTTTTTTCTTATCGGAAATGAACTGGAAAAGCATATGGACTTTGGAAGGCAAATCGCAGGAGAGGGGCATCAATTGGGGAATCACTCGTACACCCATAAGCGAATGATTTTTAAAAGCCAATGTTTTATTAAAAAGGAAATAGAAAGAACAAATGACTTGATTCGTAAAACAGGTTATGAAGGCGAAATTGATTTTCGTCCGCCGAACGGGAAAAAATTGGCGGGGCTCCCCTATTATTTAAACAAACAAGGAATCGAAACCATTACTTGGAGTCTTGAACCGGATTCTTATTTTGACAAAAATCCGGATAAGCTTAATTATGTAAAAGAGAAGGTAGAGCCTGGTTCAATTATTCTGCTCCACCCAATGTATGATAAAAATGAACTTGAAGTTGTTCAGGGAATTCTGGAGTCGCTTTCCAAGGAAGGCTACCAGTTTGTTACCGTAAACGAACTTCAACAATACGAATCACGAGCTTCTAAGGAAAGTTAATGTAAAAATAACACCACCATAACCCTGAGAACGAAAAGGTTATGGTGGTCTGCTTATTAAGCTCTGGTTTTATAAGCAGTATTCGTTTGATTCAGTGTACTGTCACTGCCAAATAAAAAGTGTTTCTCCATGTCAGGAGAGTAGGTGGAGTTCACTGTTTTTCTTCCTACCGTTTCAGCTACTTCTCTCAGCATACTAGGAGAAGCACCGCAGCATAAACCATAGTAATGCACCCCGGAACGCTGCGCTTCTTTTGCCCATTCTGCTAACTCATACCTGTTGCAGTATAATGGATCAAGTGAAGTCGGGAAAGTGGTCTCCGTTGGAAGGGAGCAGGAACAGCCGCCGTCCGGCAGATTAAAGAAGGTCGGATGTTCTTCTGTTGTCCGGTATGGAATAGGCAGTGCGCCAACGTATCCATCGACGGCCTGAGTAATTCTTTCGATGTAAGGCTGCATCGTAGCAGGACCGCGGAAACAATTCATTCCCACCACTAAAGCCCCTTGTTGTTCAAGGAGGCGGCAAGCTTCTTCTACCTCATAACCATCCCGTAATTTATTTTCTCCCATCACGCCAAAGGTAATGACCGCCGGAAGTCCTTGCTTCTTAATTTCTTCGAGAGCAATTTTTGCTTCTTCGTAGTAATAAAAGGTTTCCCCGTTAACAAAATCGACGCCTTCTTCTTTGCACCAGCTGATCATCTCATGAAACATACTTCGAATGGCCGCTTTTGATTCTTCATCTTCAGGGTCGAACAAATTAGTATTGGAAATATTCCCGGCAACCAGTGCCTCTTCTTCAGGGTGTTCTTCCGCTACTTCCTTGGCCAGCCTGATCGCCTGTCTATTCAACGGCTCAAGTAAATCTTCCTTACCAATAATTCTCATTTTCTCACGGTGCCCGTTATACGTAAAAGCCAGCACCACATCAGAACCAGCAAGCATATAATCCCGGTAAGTCTGTTTTAATGCCTGTGGATTATCAAGTGCCACTTCTGGGACAAATGAGCCCGCCTGCAAATACCCTCTCCGTTCCAATTCAAATAAGTAGCCCTCACCGCAGATTACGGGCCCATCCTGCAATCTTTCTTCTAGAGTTCGCTTCATTACTATCCACACCTTTCCAAAAAATAAAACAGTCACTCTTCTTAAAATAAGAAGAGTGACTGAAATAATCATCAAATCCTCCTCTTATCTTCCAGATTAAGTAATCTGTAGGATTTGGCACCTTTTCAAAAAATGAAAGGTTGCCGGGCATCAAAGGGCCTAGTCCCTCCGCCGCTCTTGATAAGAGTCTTTATAAATTTGGCTTGCTAGAAATTATAGCGGGGGAGAAATTAGTTGTCAATCCATTTTCAAAAGATTTTGAAACGTAAAAAATTGGATTATAAAGTTAAAAAGGCAGCTCCTGCCCAGCGAATAAGGTGGGCTTGTCGAGGCAAAGTAAGAGGACCAACACTATAATTTTCAGGAGTGAAAGACAAGTGTACGATACAATTATTGCAGGAGCGGGCATCGCAGGTCTACAGGCCGCCATTCAATTAGGACGATACAATCGAAAAGTGCTGGCGATCGATTCGAACGATGGCAGGTCAACTCTATGCAGAAACTATCACAACATTTTAGGTTTCCCTGATGGAATCAGCGGTATGGAGTTGAGACAACTGGGACGTGCCCAGGCTGAACAATTTGGGGTGAAATTCTGTCTTGAAACGGTTGAATCGGTCCATCAAAATGGAAGGCATTTCTTAGTAAAAACGAACCTATGTTCCTACGAAGCAAAAACCGTTGTTCTTGCCACAGGAATCAAGGATAACCTTCCTGACTTTGAGGGATTGCGTGATTGTTTAGGTATATCGGTTTATGTATGTCCGGATTGTGATGGTTTTGAAATTACGAAGAAAAAAACCATCGTAATTGGATCGGGAGAAACAGGGGCAAGAATGGCTTGCACATTAAAGTATTGGAGCAACGACATCGTATTG
This Halobacillus salinarum DNA region includes the following protein-coding sequences:
- the asnB gene encoding asparagine synthase (glutamine-hydrolyzing), giving the protein MCGITGWVDWSKNLSKNKETLKAMTDAIEHRGPDAEGFWLKDHAALGHRRLIVIDPEGGAQPMVYQIGEDHIALTYNGELYNYLELRDELLAKGHDIKTNSDTEVLLHAYLEWDTDCIRHFNGIFAFGIWDERQDRLMLGRDHLGVKPLFFAEREGQIIFGSEIKSLLSHPDVEPEVDTEGLAEVFGLGPMRTPGKAVFKGIQEVRAGHFMTFSENNSSDEKYWMLKSKEHTDDVETTVNTIRELLEDTVKRQLIADKPLVTMLSGGLDSSGLTAMAGKEFREDSKALSTYSIDFVNSEADFEEDFLRRDLDEPWVNRVSEHVGTNHTSIVLDSDKLVDHLLVPMRARDLPGVGEIETSLYLLFTEMKKDATVALSGESADEVFSGYPWFHQEEYLDADIFPWLMNLGNMGGILKDDIQEKLQLKQYQKERYQEALEEIPELEGETGMEAKQRRMSYMFITRFLPFMLDRKDRASMMTGFEVRVPFCDYRLVEYLWNIPYEMKRIDDIEKGILRRAFADYLPEDVRYRKKSAYPSTKDDEYLQRVQRWMLNVLDDPDSPILSLIKEDVVREIAEGRHPGIDGSRAKGLLDYLLQINAWLKEYQIRINL
- a CDS encoding flavin monoamine oxidase family protein encodes the protein MMRFNNSNDLKYPEDLLSIIRNGLSPKKKDKHILIAGAGMAGLVTGSLLKQAGYRITIIEANNRIGGRIFTVRKPFTQGNYLDVGAMRIPDTHELAMAYIQKFHLSLHPFMNTSDKDFIFVNNVLTTKRYYEKHPEVLQYPLVGWEKGKTATELLTAAIQPFLDKYENSNQEEKNHLKQEYSRYSIGEFLKYNPLGPSLSKAAVRLIGVLLGIEGFPEFSFLDILTDIIYPIFNKETQFFEINGGNDHLPHAFLPHLASNIVFNQRIKRIYQSSEGVTFETAHTVNGDTYLFSGDEAVITLPFTVLQFIDMIPFESVSFQKRKAICELPSVPSIKIGMEFKHRFWETMNYGNIISDQPIRFTYPSSHQNPFNSSGVLLASYSWGQNALLWNSVSPSQMTEMVLKDLANVYGTVVYKEFRQSISFNWSRNPFSAGCFTLFIPGQGENFSEYIRQPEGKLHFAGEHTSNFHGWIEGAIESGIRAAYELHQGIER
- a CDS encoding LysM peptidoglycan-binding domain-containing protein, with amino-acid sequence MQVYVVQPGDTLWGISQRYNSSISQIGLLNGLNDWNRLVVGQALVIPELAKEYVVKQGDSLWGIAQQFGISVQELAQFNQITDPKLLYVGDLLRLPYVRYTVQPGDSLWAVARRFGVSVEEIMTNNTLSDPALIYAGQTLYIPAPSLPAIDVNAYTTSIDSQGAQEVLYLGRNFTYLSPFMHSVRNDGSVSNIEDAPLLEAAQANDVAPLFVLTNFAEGSFDSDLAATILRNPELQNKVISNVLNKMAEKHYSGLNIDFEYVYPEDRQNYNDFLKRVTEQLHERGYIVSTALAPKISGDQQGLLYEAHDYAQQAQIVDFIILMTYEWGWAGGRPWAIAPINKVKEVLDYAVTVIPRDKIVMGVPLYGRDWKIPWVEGTYARTVSPKQAVQLASLYGVPIQYNEQYQSPYFRYADEQGQQHEVWFEDARSVQAKYDVVKEYGLRGISYWVLGNPFPQNWPVLQTNFTVHKR
- a CDS encoding Na+/H+ antiporter NhaC family protein; protein product: MDHSWVALIPFILVIPISILTKQVQPGLFVGLIVGAYIIEPSLLGGIKTALSYIVDNVVESSNIRIIIFLYGFAGLISMIKFTGGIKGFVHLVNDKVKTKKSAMFLTWITTLGTFSDPDFRIVTVAPIMKALRKRLKMSKQRIGFAIEMTSNPVVALVPIATAFVGYMVTTIGDALQEAGIDQEPYMVYVKSIPFNFFSLVLILIGIYYSFFKKPKESESDEAMQQNSGENAEEQQGEEGLDACHRAYEQDTAIKPLNLLLPLITFLGLTIFLSWWDGHKGADSVFQAFIRSDALGVMLESLLISLILAFIYFMFQKYKVSKLVSHFIKGGNELMSVILLLALIWGVSAVSEDLGFSDYITGHVDWIPHLFVAPVIFLLGGVISYFIGSSWGTWGLLMPLGITLAHDAGVNILLVIGAVFASGTFGAFASPLSDNSVTLCTIMDLDVIKYSKKKLAPALIGAGISAVLFGVFSFFMR